Within Pectinophora gossypiella unplaced genomic scaffold, ilPecGoss1.1 Pgos_36, whole genome shotgun sequence, the genomic segment CACCTTTGTCTGGACACATTCTTCTTAGGTGGCCTATGCTCCTGCAGTAACTACACTCGAAGTTTTTATACCTACAGGTTTCCGTCTTGTGTCCTTCGCCGCACGCCATACACTTATGATTTAAATGCACTTTGTTTACGTTCTCCATCCTATTGTTCGCATCGACCGCGCTCGCGTTTTTTTCCGCCGCTTCGAGAGTAATAGCCAATTTTACCGCCTTGTTATAAGTGATACTGTCGTCCTCTGCGAATAACCTTTGTCTCGTAGTTTCACTAGTTATTCCACAAATAAGCTGATCCCGTAAGTTCTCTTCTAAGGATGTACCGAAATCACAAGTCCTTGCTAGTTTCTTTAGTGCCGCGACATAACTAGCTATCGCTTCACCCTCCATTTGCCGACGTTGTCGAAAAGAGTATCGCTCCGCTAAAATCGACGGTTTAGGTTGCAAGACTGCTTTTTAACAAATACCGACAAATACATACTACAAAATAAGGTTTGTAATTaagatttaattaattcaaggttttaaaaaagaaaataagaacTATGGTTGTATAACttataattcatttaaataatttgttttgtataacaGTAAATTTGACTTTTTTGCTGTCCCCAATttatgtatgggacatacctaatagtctaccatttatggtcagtcacatctctagcgcgagcaagccgacgcgtctcaatgtttggatcttgtaatttaatttaatatcctaagtaatacagttcattcaattgtttgtgtggggttttattgaaattaccagcgctccctacaatgTTTACAACACTTAGCAACCGAGCACCACGATGATGCGCCCGAGGCGGCAGCGGCGATATCCCGCGACTTCTACATGGACGACCTGATCCACGGAGGCGACGACGAACAGCTGGTAGCCGAGACAGCTGTAAGTATTAATAACATACTACAACAAGCCAACTTCACTCTACGAAAATGGAAGTCTAACTCGAAAACGATTACCGACATAATTAATACGAACATTCCTTCAACTTCACAAAAACAAACACCACCTACCACACTAGGCCCAGACACACACAAGGTCCTAGGTGTCGCTTGGTGTAATACCGGCGATAGTCTCTTTTTCACTCGTAAGGAAGATTCCGAGCCGAAACGTTTCACAAAGCGAAGGATTTTGTCCATTTCAGCAGCCATTTTTGACCCTTTGGGACTGCTCGAACCGGTTATTATAGTTGCAAGATTGCTTATCCGACGTCTGTGGCTGACGAAAGCCGGGTGGGATGAACCACTACCTCATGACTTGTGTGAGGAGTGGTTGGCGTTCTATAAGAAACTTGATTACCTAAACTCATTGCGCCTCCCGCGACAAGTTCTTGTCAACGATTACGTCACTGTGGAACTGCATGGTTTCTGTGACAGTTCGTTGACCACCTACGGCGCGGCTGTTTACCTACGatctatagatagatatagaaaTATTATAGTGCGCTTATTATGTGCCAAATCGAGAGTGGCGCGAAAGGAAACGATTCCGCGATTAGAATTGCAATCTGCAGTGCTACTTACTACCTTGTACGACAAGGTAAATAATGCACTAAATTGTAAATTCAATAAGGCCTATTTTTGGTCCGATTCAAACGTGGCTCTGGCATGGATAAAATCCCAGCAATCCGAAAAATTAAATTGCTATGTTAAAAACCGAGTTAACGTGATTGGGAAAAGTACCGATATACGAGATTGGCACTGGGTGACGTCATCAGACAACCCAGCTG encodes:
- the LOC126381105 gene encoding uncharacterized protein LOC126381105 isoform X2, whose product is MEGEAIASYVAALKKLARTCDFGTSLEENLRDQLICGITSETTRQRLFAEDDSITYNKAVKLAITLEAAEKNASAVDANNRMENVNKVHLNHKCMACGEGHKTETCRYKNFECSYCRSIGHLRRMCPDKGARFGMAGMAGNRSRGDSVTFHNRGRGGRYAGVAGGRGGGSRGRSRGGGQRSAGSYWVHGDDSADLQQHGSETVPLQDDVESSDCDELIYQMSLSNYKPA